The segment CAGTGGTGATAGCTGAGGTGCTGAGGTAACTGCCTGGGAAACAGCGGTTGCCCCCGAGTGGGGGGCTGCCCCCATCCACGAGTATGGGTCGCAGAAGGGCCCGCCTATGGGCGCTTTTCCAATGCTGCAACCCCAAGGCAAAGGCCAAGAAGACGAAGAAGTTGGCCTCGACCCAAGTCCTGGAGGCAGAGTGTCCTGAGGTGAGAGCAGCCAGGGACTGGGCCCATCGGATTGGCCCTCACCTGATGAAGCGTTGGGGTTGTGTTTCATTTGTTAGCATGGCCATGGGCCCTGCCGGCCAGGGCGTTTTGGCCTTCGTGCGCAGGATCGACCCCAGCAGGTTGACTTTGTTAGAGGTTGTGCAGGTGCTGCGTGGAGGATGGGCGGGGGCCCCACAAGAAGGGATACAGTGGCTGGAACAGTCTCTGGGGCATCTGGATCGAGCTAGAGAGTCAGTCCTTGAAGCAGAGAGGCTAAGCCCCTTAATGTCTCCCGTCTTACAAAGCACACACCAGTGTGTCCAGCATGTTAATAATGGGTACCTATTGCTTACGTGTGTAACATATACCCTCATGGCTTCACATGTCTACTACTTGCCTCTTACAAGTGTTGGGCAGTGTTCTAGGTGCTGAATACCCAGTATGTAGTGGGGGATGTGTAAGCCAGGGTTTTTTTACTTgtgcaaagaaaaatggaagaatgaaagTCTCGTTGTGGTACGGTTTGAGCAAGTTCACCACGTGGATGGCCCCGCGTGCAcacaaattgtgataaaatacatataacaccAATTTAACATTTTAGCCAGTTTATTGAATGACTGGGTGATTTCAGTGGAGTCAGGCTAGCAGATGGCCTTGGTGTGCCATCAGCCTCTTTCCCAGAGGAACACTCCAAAACCTGGTGGCCTTGTagatcttccctttcttcttcactctcctcaggGGTCCTAGGTCACTTGTCTGCGTGTCGTTTAAGAATCTGTTATccattttgttgtttggtttatGTTTAGGaaagtttctcagacttccctgggtctggagaagGCAGGCTGGATTCCTGGTTCTCTTCTCCGCGTGCCTGCCAGGTCGAGGTGGAGGTTGAAGGCCAGTCTGAGTTGTGCTTGTCTGTGTGGTCTTGGGGTCAGCGGACCCCCTTTTCTCCGGAGGGGCAGGGAGATCCTTTGTGTGGAGCCTGGAGAGACTTGATAGGGTCAGCCTTCACGGTCTCGCTGTCTTTTTCACTTGTGTTTGCATTTAGTTACCTCCTCATTTAACTGTTTTCTAGGAGTTGGGAACATATAATGAAGAACTGAAGGTGTGCAGGGAGCAGCTTCTTGCCAGAGAAGAAGAAGTTGCTcagctgagagcagagaggaaCAACACCAGGGTCAGTAGGCGGAGTCTCCCGTGCTGACCTGTGCCCGCGGGGCTCACCGCTGGGCTCCGTGTTGCTGTCTTTAAAGTCTGTCTggttttcaagtcatttttcacatcttcccaCTGGGCAGACCGAGGTGGATCAGCTTGGGGTTCTCATAGTTTGCTTCAAATTTATGATGAGAGCCAATGTAATTTTAGTACATTTGAGGGGGGAGTTCTCTTAACTtccatttttggccatgctacagtttatgtgggatcttagatcccggaccagggattaaaacccATGAGCCCtgcagaagtgtggagtcttaactcctcggccactggggaagtccactcTAACTTTAGACTGAACTGGCGGGATTCCGACGTGCCTTAGCATGGTTTTGACTTTAGCGTGAGGCTGAGAGGAGTTCTCGGCCCTGAATTCAAGTGTGAGGTTGAAGGTGCTCCTTTggcccctccctgcagctgctgctggaacACCTGGAGCTCCTCGTTTCCCGATACGTACCATCCCTCCGGATGACGGCGGACAAGCAGCAGGCGCGGTCCCCAGCCGGCATGATCAGCGAGGTGGAGGTGCTCAGGGCGCTGAAGTTTCTATTTGAGCACCACAAGGCCCTGGACGAGAAGGTACCAGCCACCCGGCCGGCCTGCATTTGTACACTTGCTGCCTGGTCAGGTGGATGATGCACGTATTTATGGAACTAGTGGACTTTTGAGCTTCTTGAATTCTTGTAAatacagtttttctgtaagaagtCAGAGTTTTATATGGTTTAACAGCATTGCCTGAGTACACACTCAGCCTTATCCGAGTCTtatacaaccctgtggactgtagtccaacacatcctctcttcctgggacttcccaggcaagaatactggagtgggtggccatcttctactccaggggatcttcccgaccccgggatccaACCTGCCCTCtcgaattggcaggcggattctttaccactgagccacctgggaagcccccagttaaAAGTATTAGTTGGCATAAATGTCTCAAGATTTATTATCTTCTGGCTATCAATTTGCAGTTAAAAACTGGGTAATAGAATGGTTTTAGGATaacattttttccctctcaaaCTGAGAGTTTAAAGCTGTGAATAAGCAGATTCTCTTGACGTTGAGATCAATGAGAGACACTCGGTGTATTCTGTTACAGTGGCCATGTCATCAGGTGAGTATACAGGAAGAAGTGCACTAACGTATATGCCCAGATCAACACACAGTGACTCGGCCCCTTCTATTTCAGTTGAGACAGCAGGCCCGCGTGCCGGCCACCGTGGCCCAGGCCTTCGAAAGAGACGAAGGCGTGTCTAacggcgagggcgacggggtcaccctcctcagctcggctGCTCAGCTGCCGCCCAGCGGGCAGATGCTTCAGGAGCAGCTGGACACCATCAAtgaagagatccggtgggtgtgcccaaactcagctccccagaaacTGGGCTTCTCCGAGGAGCTGTCTTCTCCTAggagaagtctgagtgttccatGGTGAGAACACTGACTacaggcctgcttcaaggattttcggttctgagatcgcccttgatgagagagctgaGTCAGccagggcgttctgtccacagctggtgtcAGCACTCTGTGGGGGGTGCGGGGGGTGTTGTGGGGTGTCCCCccacagctctgagccccaaggtgggagATGTGCCGAGGTGGTGTCCTCTGTGGCCCGTGAACCCACCAGCACTGAGGGTTTACCCTCGTGTCCCTCGGAGCCTCCCACGTTCTGGTGAGAagcacctggaacagaaaagctgAGGTttggggttggcaaattcccactcagatctgcatttccctttttaacttagcacagtgtgaagattggcttgttgtaaaACACTGGTCcaaggacatgtgtttgagtttttctcaACTCATCAGTatgtttaagatgttttctttagaCACCGTCTTGGCAGTTATAACAGTTTACAAAGCGGGATAGAATCCGAAGGCCCGCCTCGTGGTGAGCAGGGGGCcctgggtctgggtgcagccgggcggccgggggccccgaggcctgcctgggccacacccgCACAGCCGTGCCTCCTGTCCTGAGGTTCCGTGCAGAGTGGCCGCGGGCCGGTGACCCTGCGCAGGACCCGGCAGAGCTGCTGCTCggattgttctcgtcacgtcagcccaggcCGAGGTGCCCGTTCCTGTTGGCCGAGCGCGGGGGGTTCAGGCGGAAGGCAGGGGTGAGCGGCACAaccagcaaacgcaggtggtgccgcctgcagTTTTGGCGCCGACACAGACTGCTTTCTGGGCCGTGTTTGAGCACAGACGAGCTCAGAAAGGTTGTCTTTCCCCGTCCCCGCAGGAAATATGGAATGGTTACAtattaatgtttctatttttacagCACGTTGTCAGGTAAAAGTGATTTTTCCTTATGCAATATGTTGACTTGATGTAAGTGGTAAATTCTGTCCTTCAATTTGTCACCAGTGAAAATCTTTCAGGACATATAAGTAGTGAAACTGGAGAGGTTACCACCTGCAAGaatcttatatttttttaaaaaagtcattttatatgcataatctaggatttaaactgctatataaaatcatccatgacacattaggggagaagagcagtaacCGTGAATTGtaggtgaatgcggcacattgacatgaatccagaaactcaCACAAACCTGggggagaacttcatcaagtgatgtgttggtacatatacacccttaaaaaaaaaaaaaaaaaaaaaaaaagatcaacacagcacttcatctggtctggaGACTTGTGTTTAGAAGGTCAAGCTTGTTCGTGAATCACTGTTTTGATGGTGCAGAGTTCCtgattcccagtggaaaagactcgAGGCTCTGACGTGCACCTcagccctgagagcagggatGGTGAAGGTTGTCAGTTTCAGGTGTCTCCTCACGgggagagagtcgccacccaggccccgtcagaatgttagAGTAAATgagtcaaatcaaacgtgaatgatcaggggccagtttgtaagacTCAATGCTAAGTTATActaagtttgagaatattcaaaagagggaaagtcaaACCTTTTTGCTGCGATGTTAATTGAGCAACTGTTGCTGGAATTTGCTAATCATGACACAGAATGCAagcccaaatttgttgtccagacacgttcctgtgctgacaaaggcaggtgacgagttttgctctctcTTAGGTGGATCCAAGAAGAGAAGGAGACCACGGAGCAGCGGGCCAAGGAGACTGAGAACAGGGTGGGCAAGGCGAGCTCAGGCAGCCTTCGTCGTTTTAAATCAGTGAGCTCCCTCGACCTGTATTTTGCCTCCTCGCTTGCcagctcctgcccgcccagcagtgTGCCCGCCACGCCCCGAATGAGGCGTCGAAGGCCAGCGCGGAACATAGACCGGCTGGGCACCATGCCTCTGGtatgtgtctgcctcctccctgccgcgtCCCTCCTCCAGCacactggatttctttttttgtttgtttttggtttttttctctttttatccagAAGAAAATCAGGTACATTTGCCACACTCAGAggtctatgatttttaaaagtacctaGTCTTTAATCATTCCGTAATCGCACAGTGACCAGTTAGTATTGatatttggaccaccggcttagcTCGTCATCATGAgctcagccagagcctgcctctgtaatgctgggcctggcctgtgctgggcgcAGCAGCTGCAGAAAAGTTTCTGTTCTCAGGGAGCAGACAACTTTGTGAAAGTTCTCATGGCAGTTGTCATGGCGTGTGAAAACCGTGCAGCACATTTTCCACTGGGGATGCCTGGCTGCACGGTGCAGGGCATGCGGtgggaagaaaaccaaaaatctaaACTGGTCTGCTTGCTGATGGACCTGGCCGCGCACTCAGGCCCGCTCTGCGTGTGAAACCAGGTTCAAAGCccggtgccccagggccccagggaagaagtcgggctTCCTCACTCTCCCGAGTCTGAAAACGGGATGACGACCTAGGGCTTTTGGTGACAGAGTGTGGGGCTCTAAAGCGCATGGTCCAGCTTTCTTGCGTGTGTAGCTTAGGTTTCTGAGTGCACTGCTGTTTATCCCATGAAATCACGTTTACAGCCCTCTACTTTGTAACTGCACATGTATTATCACTTTTCTCTCTTACCACCCATTTCACGTTAGCTGCATTGTTAGTCAGCATATCATTAAATTAAGTGTGAatcattttagatgcatgtgaagtggtaactagtccattttgtggtcttttgacacactTTTTATAATTTGCGTCTTTGGCTAattagttgatatttaaaattcttgacgatttctctgtggtttcgtGCTTGatttctttccgagtatttgtaaaagaacagttgTGTATATTTTGTCCTTGTTGTTGGAGTTCTCTGACGGTGTGTCTGCTTTCATCGTTGGTTTGGATTTCCTGTCTCATCCTGTTGTCTGTTTAGCCGTCGTCAATCTAGACCCCAGCCTcccgtccccccaccccaggctgaagtttccccatccatctcccctcccgTCCTCCCACTTGCTCTGGTCTCAGCAGTGCTGTGTCCACAGCGTGTGTCCCTTTAGTCGTGTTTGTGCTTTTCTTCATGGCTCATTAAATGGTGTTTTTCCCCCATAGCAGTAAGTTTGAATTATtgtatcactatgcagttacaagcataatgtagatggatcataCACTACATAACCTGTGCAATTTATAAATGAGAGTATGCTTACATAAAGAAATGATCCTCTAAGTGTCGAATTAATGGGCTTTTG is part of the Cervus elaphus chromosome 16, mCerEla1.1, whole genome shotgun sequence genome and harbors:
- the LOC122710279 gene encoding liprin-alpha-1-like gives rise to the protein MTADKQQARSPAGMISEVEVLRALKFLFEHHKALDEKLRQQARVPATVAQAFERDEGVSNGEGDGVTLLSSAAQLPPSGQMLQEQLDTINEEIRWIQEEKETTEQRAKETENRVGKASSGSLRRFKSVSSLDLYFASSLASSCPPSSVPATPRMRRRRPARNIDRLGTMPLPSDLRKHRRKMPALREEVQNDKTTITSETSSPASPESLRLEQLHTRTLRAASPEDIRDARNSTDSQDGPGGNPSSSSSQDSMDKAPKKNGIRCSIGRLFGKKERGRPGHPGRIFTSRATWKAPVNTD